The Spea bombifrons isolate aSpeBom1 chromosome 7, aSpeBom1.2.pri, whole genome shotgun sequence genomic interval GAGAACGCGTGtcggtccccccccccccgacattcCCTTTAAGGTTCACGTCCCGGCTGCTTGGTGAGATGTGACGGGAATtcggcagaatccccccccGGAATACGATCCCACCGAACCtgcgcaaccccccccccccccaaccacaGAATGACAGCAGAGACGCTCGTTTCGGATGAATTTATCTGCGTGTTGCTCGCCCGACACCGTGAGCAGGATCCCAGAACCCCgtacaatataaattattaaccccttgtcGTTGCGGCACAGGGCTGCGGAAAGGAATGAGTTAATATAACAGCCTTATAAAGATGAACGAACCCGTTTCAAGCAGATGCGCCAAACATATCACCCCCCGCGGGCGTCTTCGTCCGAAGCACTTTGTAATACGATTCGCGAGGGTCTCGGCCGATGGCCGCGGTGGAGAGACCCCCCAAACGCTCCACCGGCAGAGGGTCCGCATCGCAAGCGTCTAAAAGTTTTGTTAAAGCACCATTTATATCCAGAGGAGAATCTGAGAAAGAACGGCTCCGAGGCGATCgtttctattaaataaaaaataataataaacggggggggtgggggggggtaaaacCTGTAACCAATTCCCGCCTTTTTTTCCTCAATTTTGATTTGCTTTTCTGTgagggtttaaaaaaataaaagaaaaattaaataaaagagagccccccacaaacaaaaacattgcagCAGTCTAAAGATGGAAGCGGGCCGAGGAGCCTCCGGCGGGTTTATGACACTTTCACCATGAAGGTAGCCACGGGATTGGAGTCCACGGCGCCGGTCCGCGGGTCGCCGTGCGACAGCCGGTGCTGCTCGAGGCCGGAGCGGGAAAAGAAGTGCTTGCTGCAGATGGGGCAGGCGAATTGGCCGCGCTCCTCGTGGATTTTGCGGTGGGCCGCCAGGTGGCCGGAGGTGCGGAAGGCTTTGCCGCAGTCCCGGCACTGGTAGCGGTGGGTGCGCAGGTGGTTCTTCAGGGCGAGGAGGTTGTAGAAGGGTTTTTGGCAGTCGGGGCAGTGGTAGACGCCCGTGTTGTGCGTCTTGCGGTGGTTCAGCAGACTCGCCGCGTGCCGGTAAGACTTGTCACACTGGTCGCACTTGAACCTCCGCTCTTCCTTGGTGTCGGCGTGGTTGGCGCCCTCCTCGCTGGGTATCGACGCGCCACTTTTTGTCGCCGCAGCGCCTGGCAGCTCCGGTGAGGAAGACGCCGGCGGAGCAGAGAGAGAAGCCGGCTCTCTGTGAGTCCGTTGATGGTGTCTAAGAGTCAGTTTGCTGCTGAAGCCGCGGTGGCACGTGGGGCACTGGAAGGGCCTCTCGCCGGTGTGGACACGATGGTGGCACATCAGCTTCACGGAGGAGCTAAACGCTTTGCCGCAGCGCAGGCACTGGAAGCGCTTCTCGGCCGTGTGCGTGCGCAGATGGTGTCTGATGGAGATGGGGTTAGAGAACTGTTTGGAGCAGATCGAACACTTGTACTCGCCGGATTTGTGAGTGTTTTTGTGGTTGATTAGACTCCCCGCGTGCCGATATGTGCGTGCGCACAGGTTGCACCGGTACGGCCGCTCCTCGGCCCGTTGGGTTTGCGTAGAACCGTGACCGTCGGCTGGCGGCCCAGAGCTCTCGTCCACGCGGTTTTGGCCGCACTTGTGGTTTTCTAACTCATTGTAACCAACAAATAAAACCCCGCAGTCTTGGCAAGCCGGCCCTAACGGCACCGGGGGCCGCTGGTCCATACTCGCGTTCGCCGATCCCGCCACGGCTTGGCTGCTTGAAGACAAAGGAACTCTCTCCTGATCCTGAGGGGCATCGGCAGCTTCTCCGGGATCCGAGAGGTGAGAAGCCCCGGTGATATAGGAAGAGAACTTGGCCCGCCGGGCGTGAACGTGCTGGTGCCGGACCAGCTGCCGGATCCACTTGAAGGCCTTCCCGCACTCCAAGCAGTGGAACTTCTTGGTTTCGTAGTGAGTTCGCTGATGGTTCTTCATGGCCATGAGGTTGGGGTAGGTTTTGCCGCACGTCGTGCAGCAATACTGCCCCATCTTGTGGCTCTTCTTGTGATTAATGAGGCTTCCCGCGTGGCGATAGGAGCGGCCGCACTCCTCGCACTGATACGGCCGGGAATCCGGATTGAGCGCCCTTTTCGAGGCGCTTTTCTTTGAGACGCCGGGTGAAGCAGCCGCCGATCCTCCGGCGCCATCAGCGTCCTCAGCAGGAGAGCCCTTTGGGGACTTGTCGGCCGGCGATGGCTTTTGATGCTGTTGTAGAAGACCGGCCACGTGAGATTTTGCCCCCCTGCGGTTACGCCTGCGGGGCTTCCGTACCGGCGGGCTTTCCCGGTGAATTCTTTGGTGGGTGTCCAGTTGTTTCTGGAGGCGAAACGCTTTGCCGCAGTCCAGGCACTTGTGTCTCCTTAACCCGAAGTGGATGCGATTGTGGTTCTTCATCGCCATGAGGTTGAAGAAGCGCTTCTGGCAAATGGAGCACCGGAAGACCCCCGTCTTATGGGTCTGCTTGTGGTTAATGAGGCTTCCCGCATGTCTGTAGCTACGGCCGCACACTTCGCACCGGAAGGGCCGCTGGAGAAACCCTGGCTCTTCGGCCTCCTTTTTGGCATTTAAGACGATCTTGTACGCGGGTGAATCGGGAAGTCTATCCACGCCGCCGTCTCTCGCCGGAGAAGGCATGGTTGCTTCGCGGCCGCTGCCGGCACAGCCGCTAGCCAGATGAATGACGAGCTCGTCGATGCTATTGCACTTTGTCCCGCAGCATTCGCAGGTCTGCGTTGATTTGTCGTCGAGGGACGACTCATTTTGAGGATCGGTGGATGGGCTTTGATCTTCGAAGGAGGGATTGATGCGCGGCCGGCGCCTCTTGACAGCCTTTCTCGGAGATTTGGCTCGAGGTCGTTTCAGAGACGCGGTAAGACGGTGGTCTTGGGGAGGATCGGCGCTATAATAGGGCAACGCGGGATCTGCGGTGGGTTTAGAGGCATCGTACAGACCGGGCAGAGGGTCTCCGGCCGGTAGCGGGCAGCTCAGGGGGTCTCGGTTTCCAGCAGGGTACGTAGTGTCAGCCGGACCGAGAAGGTGTAGCTCGTGCAGACTGTTGGGGGTCACCAGCTGCTTACATTTCGGTTGATGGCGTAAATGGTTTCGGTAAGCGGCCAAATTAGGATATTGCCTGAAGCACGCGAAGCACTGGAAGTTGCCGACCAGGTGAGTCTTTTTGTGGTTTACTAGGCTACCCCCGTGGCGATAGGACTTGCCACACTGATCACAGGTGTAGGGACGACGCTCCGGGCTCTTCTCGCCGCTCGGAGGATCTCCAGAGGCCGCGTCGTCTTTGAGTTCGTGGCTGCGCAGGAGGTCCGTATTCTGAAAGTCAGCAGCTTCTGGGGCAGCTTGACAATCACTAGCGGGGGGCAAATTCTCATCACTGTGACTCAAACTATGGGCCTCCAAACTCTCCAGGTCATCATAGGTCTGTCCGCAGAAACCGCAGATATGGGAAAGGTGAGACGCTCCATAGGCGGCCTCCCGGGGACCCTCTTCCTCCGCTTCGCCCTTCATCTGCACCACGAGCTCCGTCTCCGAGGCTTGCATGGGGAAGGGGCAGCCAGGAACCCCGTCCTCTGTATGCAGAGCAGACGAGGTCTCGCTCATCGCTTGGTTTTCATGCGCGACCTGATGCTGGTGAAAGTCGGCTTCGCTGCAGAATATCATCCCGCAGTGGCCACAGTCGTAACGGTGATCTACGGCCAGCTGGTCCTCCTCAAGGTAGTGATCGTCAGAGCCGCTGAACGCGTCTCGATGAGGCTTGGTGTGGGTCTGGAAATGACTTCTCAGGGCTGAAAGGTTGGGGTACTCTTTGGGGCAAAACGAGCATTGGTAAATGCCAGTCTGATGAGCGTGTTTATGGTTACGGAGCCCTGCCGAGCTGCTGAAGACCTCTCCACACTCGTGGCATCTATAAGCGGGAGGGCAGATTTGGTCTTCAGATGAATCAAGGCTTCTGTCAGCATCAGCATCGCTCGTCTGTTCCAAGTCGCTGCTCCCCCCGGCTGCTTCTAAACCCCTCTCCACCTTTACATCCTCAATCATGTGACCCCACGGACCCTCCGGTAACCCCACGTGCGCTGCCAGCAGGTCCTCCTCGCTCTGGAAGACTTCTTCGCGGGGGAAATACGCGTCGGGGGCCAGGAACCCGGAGCTCTCGTTGCCGTCGCCGAGCTTCTCCTTTTTCACTCTATGGTGGATGCGGAGGTGATTTTTTAAGGCAGCCAGGTTGGCGACGCGCTTGGAGCAGACAGAACAGGCGTAGTCCCCGGTCTGATGCGTTCTCTTGTGGTTGATCAGACTGCCGGAGTGTCTGTACGCTTTCTCACACAGGTCACACTCGTACGCTTTCTTTTCGGGATGCTCGTGATCCTGAGCACCTCTTCCGTCAGCCTCTTTCGCTTCGCAGACATCGATTTGAGAATCCGAGAAATGAACTTCACTTTTAATCGCCGTAAGCGTCTCCGGGCCGGAAGATTCCGCTGGCGCGACCTCGGAGCGAGCGTCAAACAGCTCCGATCCCTCGGCACTCACGGCGGTCGTTTCACGCTTCGGAGATTGGCGAGGAGCGGCGCTGGCTGAGGGATAAGCCCCGCTTTGCAGCGCTTTCGGTTCGCCATATAACTGGCGGCTGCGCGTGGACAGAGCCCCCCTTCTGCCAGCGAGAGATCGTGAATGAAACCTGAGGTGGTTTCTCAGCGCCATGAGGTTAGGATATTGCTTTGGGCACAGAGAGCACGGATAGTTGCCCGTCTTATGGGTCAGTTTATGATTCAGGAGGCTGCTCTTATGCCGGTACGTCTTCCCGCAGGCCTCGCATTTATGAGGGCGATCATCGGCGGACGGGGGGTCTCTCTCTTCCGGCTCACAAGGGTCCCGCTCctttggatttattttgttttctggagATTGGTTGCAACTCGTGAAGTGATTTTGGAAAGGAGTCCCAGGGTCCTCTGCGGGCTTGGCGTCCACGGGGCCGTTATCGGGCGAGCTCTCCTGACTCCACTGGTGGAACGGGGGATGGAGGGCAAGGCTCTCCACCTCTCTCTTTATTGCTTCTGGGATTCCTTGGCCGCTGGAGTAGGCAGAGTCCTCGCTGCTGCCCTGAGATCCCTGAGGATTTTCTCCCCAGCCGTCATCCTGCGCAGATAAGCCCTCAGCGCGTTGTTTTTCGCAGCCAGCAGCGTTCCCGTGCAGGGTTTGATGTTGCAGGAGGTCGGCCTCGGACGCGAAGAACTCGTGACAAGCGACGCACCGATACGAGTCCTCGGCTGCCTGAAAGAGCTCGTCGGAAAAACCCGCTGAATGGAAATACGCGTCGTCCGGCCGCCTTCCCGTCCGGGACTTAAAGTGCGCCCTCAGATGGTTTTTTAACGCCGCCATATTAAACAGCTGTTTGGCGCACACGGAGCAGTTATATACCCCGGTCTGGTGAGTCTTTTTGTGGTTGATGAGGCTGCCCGCGTGTCTGTAGGTTCTGCCGCACTCCTGGCATTTAAAGGGGCGATTATTTTCCGGACTCTCGCCGGCCCTGGCTTCTTCCTCGGAGCCTGAATGCTCCGTCTGGCTCTGTCCGGCCGGCTCGGGGTGGAAGGAACGCGTCTCCGGGGTCTCTTGCATTAGGTCGTCCTCTTTAGGAACTTGGAACCCCGCGTTGAGGCTTATGGCTGCAAACGACTCTTCGGTCTTCGTCGGACTGGCGAGCTCCGGAGGAACGTCCTTCACGCTTTGGGTCTCGAGGAGAGGGTTTATCCAGGTCTCCTCCTCGGAAACGCTGCTCTCCGAAACGGGCTGCCGCTCGTCATGCGTCTCCGCGAGGTGTCCGTGAGTCGAGGCGGCGTGGAGTAGTGTCTCCGGGACCTCCGGCAAGTGGCCGGGCAGCTGCGTGTTGGGGAAGGTGGCGCTGAAACGCTTCTTGCTTCTAGAATGCGAGTGGAGGCGACAATGGTTTTTCATGGCCATGAGGTTCGTGAACTCCTTGTAGCAGATGGCGCACTGGTAGACGCCGACGCTATGGCTCTGCTTGTGGTTGGCCAGGCTGCCCGCGTGCTTATAAGCCTTGCCACACTGCTTACATTTGTACCGACGCTCCTCCACGCTGCCGTCAGCCACCTGCTCCTCGCTTTCCTCTACCTGGCTTTCGGCTTTTATCTCCGGCTTTCCCCCCAtcttttcttctctcctttcctccgGGTAATATTTGGAGACCAGCTGGGAGAAATCTCCGGCCACCATGGACTCCGCGATGTAATTCTCCAAGTTGCTAATCAAGCTGCCGTTTTCCATCAAAGCGGGAGCGGACGCGTCGAATCCCTCGTGGCCGCCCGGAAGCTCCTCGCCGCCGGCTGCGGAGTAAAAGCCGTGGGAAGCCTTCCGGTGGCTGGAAAGCTGGCGCGCCATTCGGAAAGACTCCCCGCACTCGCCGCAGTTGAAGCGCCTCTCCTCGGAGTGAGTCCGCAGGTGATTTTTCAGGCCCATAGGGTTGGAGTATTCTTTCTGACAGATCAGGCAGGCGTAGAGTCCCACTTGGTG includes:
- the ZNF646 gene encoding zinc finger protein 646, which gives rise to MDDKLFGSGQLDGASDDPPSGDPYPGVFPGLSELESHLENHKEARPFKCNLCDRTYRHAGSLVNHKKTHQVGLYACLICQKEYSNPMGLKNHLRTHSEERRFNCGECGESFRMARQLSSHRKASHGFYSAAGGEELPGGHEGFDASAPALMENGSLISNLENYIAESMVAGDFSQLVSKYYPEERREEKMGGKPEIKAESQVEESEEQVADGSVEERRYKCKQCGKAYKHAGSLANHKQSHSVGVYQCAICYKEFTNLMAMKNHCRLHSHSRSKKRFSATFPNTQLPGHLPEVPETLLHAASTHGHLAETHDERQPVSESSVSEEETWINPLLETQSVKDVPPELASPTKTEESFAAISLNAGFQVPKEDDLMQETPETRSFHPEPAGQSQTEHSGSEEEARAGESPENNRPFKCQECGRTYRHAGSLINHKKTHQTGVYNCSVCAKQLFNMAALKNHLRAHFKSRTGRRPDDAYFHSAGFSDELFQAAEDSYRCVACHEFFASEADLLQHQTLHGNAAGCEKQRAEGLSAQDDGWGENPQGSQGSSEDSAYSSGQGIPEAIKREVESLALHPPFHQWSQESSPDNGPVDAKPAEDPGTPFQNHFTSCNQSPENKINPKERDPCEPEERDPPSADDRPHKCEACGKTYRHKSSLLNHKLTHKTGNYPCSLCPKQYPNLMALRNHLRFHSRSLAGRRGALSTRSRQLYGEPKALQSGAYPSASAAPRQSPKRETTAVSAEGSELFDARSEVAPAESSGPETLTAIKSEVHFSDSQIDVCEAKEADGRGAQDHEHPEKKAYECDLCEKAYRHSGSLINHKRTHQTGDYACSVCSKRVANLAALKNHLRIHHRVKKEKLGDGNESSGFLAPDAYFPREEVFQSEEDLLAAHVGLPEGPWGHMIEDVKVERGLEAAGGSSDLEQTSDADADRSLDSSEDQICPPAYRCHECGEVFSSSAGLRNHKHAHQTGIYQCSFCPKEYPNLSALRSHFQTHTKPHRDAFSGSDDHYLEEDQLAVDHRYDCGHCGMIFCSEADFHQHQVAHENQAMSETSSALHTEDGVPGCPFPMQASETELVVQMKGEAEEEGPREAAYGASHLSHICGFCGQTYDDLESLEAHSLSHSDENLPPASDCQAAPEAADFQNTDLLRSHELKDDAASGDPPSGEKSPERRPYTCDQCGKSYRHGGSLVNHKKTHLVGNFQCFACFRQYPNLAAYRNHLRHQPKCKQLVTPNSLHELHLLGPADTTYPAGNRDPLSCPLPAGDPLPGLYDASKPTADPALPYYSADPPQDHRLTASLKRPRAKSPRKAVKRRRPRINPSFEDQSPSTDPQNESSLDDKSTQTCECCGTKCNSIDELVIHLASGCAGSGREATMPSPARDGGVDRLPDSPAYKIVLNAKKEAEEPGFLQRPFRCEVCGRSYRHAGSLINHKQTHKTGVFRCSICQKRFFNLMAMKNHNRIHFGLRRHKCLDCGKAFRLQKQLDTHQRIHRESPPVRKPRRRNRRGAKSHVAGLLQQHQKPSPADKSPKGSPAEDADGAGGSAAASPGVSKKSASKRALNPDSRPYQCEECGRSYRHAGSLINHKKSHKMGQYCCTTCGKTYPNLMAMKNHQRTHYETKKFHCLECGKAFKWIRQLVRHQHVHARRAKFSSYITGASHLSDPGEAADAPQDQERVPLSSSSQAVAGSANASMDQRPPVPLGPACQDCGVLFVGYNELENHKCGQNRVDESSGPPADGHGSTQTQRAEERPYRCNLCARTYRHAGSLINHKNTHKSGEYKCSICSKQFSNPISIRHHLRTHTAEKRFQCLRCGKAFSSSVKLMCHHRVHTGERPFQCPTCHRGFSSKLTLRHHQRTHREPASLSAPPASSSPELPGAAATKSGASIPSEEGANHADTKEERRFKCDQCDKSYRHAASLLNHRKTHNTGVYHCPDCQKPFYNLLALKNHLRTHRYQCRDCGKAFRTSGHLAAHRKIHEERGQFACPICSKHFFSRSGLEQHRLSHGDPRTGAVDSNPVATFMVKVS